A stretch of the Mycobacterium sp. ITM-2016-00317 genome encodes the following:
- a CDS encoding substrate-binding domain-containing protein, translated as MKRTSSLLVTAVIGVGLTLTACGSNSDSGSGSTAAQGGGKIGVILPDTKSSVRWETKDRPALEAAFSDAGVDYTIQNAEGSADTMATIADGMIADGVTVLAIVNLDSDSGASIQQKAAAQGVKTIDYDRLTLGGSSDVYVSFDNTKVGELQGQGLVECLAGQPANVVFLNGSPTDNNATLFSTGAHSVVDATPSITIVGEQAVPDWDNDAAVTIFEQLYTAADGRVDGVYAANDGLAGSVISILEKNKRAGQVPVTGQDATVEGLQNILAGTQCMTVYKSAAEEAGALADVAIALANGQEPETTGTSRDDTGGRDVPSVLLMPQSITKDNIAIVFDDGGQSKDEVCSGQFAAACTAAGM; from the coding sequence GTGAAGCGCACCAGCAGCCTGCTCGTCACCGCAGTGATAGGCGTGGGCCTGACCTTGACCGCGTGCGGGTCGAACTCGGACTCGGGTTCGGGGTCCACCGCCGCCCAGGGCGGCGGCAAGATCGGCGTCATCCTGCCCGACACCAAGTCGTCGGTCCGCTGGGAGACCAAGGACCGCCCCGCGTTGGAGGCCGCGTTCAGCGATGCCGGTGTCGACTACACCATCCAGAACGCCGAGGGGTCGGCCGACACCATGGCCACCATCGCCGACGGCATGATCGCCGACGGCGTCACCGTGTTGGCGATCGTGAACCTCGATTCCGACAGCGGCGCCTCGATCCAGCAGAAGGCCGCTGCCCAGGGTGTGAAGACCATCGACTACGACCGCCTGACGTTGGGCGGTTCGTCGGACGTGTACGTGTCGTTCGACAACACCAAGGTCGGCGAACTGCAGGGCCAGGGGCTGGTCGAGTGCCTGGCCGGGCAACCCGCGAACGTGGTGTTCCTCAACGGTTCGCCCACCGACAACAACGCCACGCTGTTCAGTACCGGCGCGCACTCGGTCGTCGATGCGACCCCGTCGATCACGATCGTCGGTGAGCAGGCGGTGCCCGACTGGGACAACGACGCGGCGGTGACGATCTTCGAGCAGCTCTACACCGCGGCAGACGGCCGGGTGGACGGCGTGTACGCCGCCAACGACGGTCTGGCCGGTTCGGTGATCTCGATTCTGGAGAAGAACAAGCGTGCCGGCCAGGTCCCGGTGACCGGGCAGGACGCGACGGTCGAAGGCCTGCAGAACATCCTGGCCGGAACCCAGTGCATGACGGTGTACAAGTCGGCCGCCGAGGAGGCGGGTGCGCTCGCCGACGTCGCGATCGCGCTCGCCAACGGCCAGGAGCCCGAAACCACCGGTACCTCGCGTGACGACACCGGTGGCCGTGACGTGCCCTCGGTGCTGTTGATGCCGCAGTCGATCACCAAGGACAACATCGCGATCGTCTTCGACGACGGTGGTCAGTCCAAGGACGAGGTGTGCTCCGGGCAGTTCGCCGCGGCGTGCACCGCCGCGGGCATGTGA
- the xylA gene encoding xylose isomerase, whose translation MTVLAAGLRTAEALTPKREDRFSFGLWTVGWPGVDPFGVATRPALDAVEAVERLAELGAYGLTFHDDDLFAFGSSDADRRRAVDRVTAALGATGLVVPMVTTNLFTQPVFKDGGFTSNDRGVRRYALRKVLRNVDLAAELGAQTFVMWGGREGSEYDSAKDVQAALERYREALNLLCQYVIDQGSGMRFAIEPKPNEPRGDILLPTVGHALAFIETLEHPEMVGVNPETGHEQMAGLNFAHGIAQALYSGKLFHIDLNGQRGIKFDQDLVFGHGDLVNAFSLVDLLEHGGPDGAAAYDGPRHFDYKPSRTEDIAGVWASAAANMRMYLLLRERAAAFRADPAVREAMAAAKVAELRRPTLGDGETYADLLADPTAYEDFDTDAYFGGRGCGFVALHQLAIEHLMGAR comes from the coding sequence ATGACTGTGCTGGCCGCCGGCCTTCGCACCGCCGAAGCACTGACCCCGAAACGTGAGGACCGGTTCTCGTTCGGTCTCTGGACCGTCGGATGGCCGGGTGTTGACCCGTTCGGTGTCGCCACCCGCCCCGCGCTGGACGCGGTCGAGGCGGTGGAACGACTCGCCGAACTGGGTGCGTACGGCCTGACCTTCCACGACGACGACCTGTTCGCCTTCGGCAGCTCCGATGCCGACCGGCGGCGGGCCGTCGACCGGGTGACCGCCGCGCTCGGCGCCACCGGTCTGGTCGTGCCGATGGTGACCACGAACCTGTTCACCCAGCCGGTGTTCAAAGACGGCGGGTTCACCAGCAACGACCGGGGCGTGCGCCGCTACGCGCTGCGCAAGGTGCTGCGCAACGTCGATCTCGCCGCCGAACTCGGTGCCCAGACGTTCGTGATGTGGGGTGGCAGGGAAGGTAGCGAGTACGACTCGGCCAAGGACGTGCAGGCCGCCCTGGAGCGCTATCGGGAAGCGCTGAACCTCTTGTGCCAGTACGTGATCGATCAGGGCAGCGGAATGCGGTTCGCCATCGAGCCCAAGCCCAACGAGCCGCGCGGCGACATCCTGTTGCCCACCGTCGGGCACGCCCTGGCGTTCATCGAGACCCTGGAACATCCGGAGATGGTCGGGGTCAATCCCGAGACGGGCCACGAGCAGATGGCCGGGCTGAACTTCGCGCACGGTATCGCGCAGGCGCTTTACAGCGGCAAGCTGTTCCACATCGACCTCAACGGTCAGCGTGGCATCAAGTTCGACCAGGATCTGGTGTTCGGTCACGGCGACCTGGTCAACGCATTCTCACTGGTGGACCTGCTGGAGCACGGCGGACCGGACGGTGCGGCCGCCTATGACGGGCCCCGGCACTTCGACTACAAGCCCAGCCGCACCGAGGACATCGCCGGCGTCTGGGCGTCCGCCGCCGCCAACATGCGCATGTACCTGCTGCTTCGCGAGCGGGCCGCGGCGTTCCGCGCCGACCCGGCCGTGCGGGAGGCGATGGCCGCGGCCAAGGTGGCCGAATTGCGGCGCCCGACTCTCGGGGACGGCGAGACCTACGCCGATCTGCTGGCCGACCCGACCGCTTACGAGGACTTCGACACCGACGCGTACTTCGGTGGAAGAGGTTGCGGCTTCGTCGCTCTGCATCAGCTGGCGATCGAGCACCTGATGGGCGCGCGGTGA
- a CDS encoding ROK family transcriptional regulator, whose product MNATHGHRATRVGTSTDDVRRRNLSGVLTLVHRRRAVSRAELTRHTGLSRSTTKDLVEELAARGLVDESPAPPVSQVGRPSPIVRPGDRVVAVSVTPEVDAVTVGVVSMGGEVREVVRRPTDRIPTPADTVAITADAIADIRRSLRSDQEITAVGVAVPGLVHGPESSVQLAPNLDWHDVEIGQMLSSATGLPVYAANDANVGAIAEHLFGNHHGAEHLIYVNGGPSGIGAGFVVAGGLLGGIAGYAGELGHTYVGGGEQCHCGSVGCLETEVVQAPLARLVTELDGARADPPTSAELDVLNRQARVLAVALGNAVNMLNPGLIVLGGFLRVFCAYAATALREELARRSMGAPRSMVRVVPATLGADTLVIGAAELAFAPVLADPGRF is encoded by the coding sequence TTGAACGCGACGCATGGCCACCGCGCAACGCGGGTGGGGACGAGCACCGACGACGTCCGACGGCGGAACCTGTCCGGCGTGCTCACCCTCGTACACCGCCGCCGCGCCGTCAGCCGCGCCGAGCTGACCCGGCACACCGGGTTGTCGCGCTCCACCACGAAGGACCTCGTCGAGGAGTTGGCGGCCAGGGGCCTGGTCGACGAGTCCCCGGCACCGCCGGTCTCGCAGGTCGGGCGCCCGAGTCCGATCGTGCGCCCCGGCGATCGGGTGGTCGCGGTGTCGGTCACCCCCGAGGTCGACGCCGTCACCGTCGGAGTCGTGTCGATGGGCGGCGAGGTCCGCGAGGTCGTCCGCCGCCCGACCGACCGGATACCCACGCCGGCCGACACCGTGGCCATCACGGCCGACGCGATCGCCGACATCCGCCGCAGCCTGCGCAGCGATCAGGAGATCACCGCCGTCGGTGTCGCGGTGCCGGGCCTGGTGCACGGCCCGGAGTCGTCGGTGCAGTTGGCCCCCAATCTGGACTGGCATGACGTGGAGATCGGCCAGATGCTCAGCAGCGCAACGGGATTGCCGGTCTACGCGGCCAACGACGCCAACGTGGGCGCCATCGCCGAACACCTCTTCGGCAACCACCACGGCGCCGAGCACCTGATCTACGTCAACGGCGGCCCCAGCGGCATCGGTGCGGGATTCGTGGTGGCCGGCGGACTGCTGGGCGGCATTGCCGGATACGCGGGCGAACTGGGGCACACCTACGTCGGCGGCGGCGAGCAGTGCCATTGCGGCAGCGTGGGATGCCTGGAGACCGAGGTCGTGCAGGCGCCGCTGGCCCGGCTGGTCACCGAGTTGGACGGTGCCAGAGCGGATCCGCCCACCAGCGCCGAACTCGACGTGCTCAATCGCCAGGCCCGCGTGCTGGCGGTGGCTCTCGGCAATGCCGTGAACATGCTGAACCCCGGCCTCATCGTCCTCGGCGGATTCCTGCGGGTGTTCTGCGCCTACGCGGCGACGGCGCTGCGTGAGGAACTGGCGCGGCGAAGCATGGGTGCGCCGCGAAGCATGGTCCGGGTCGTGCCCGCCACACTGGGCGCCGATACTCTGGTCATCGGTGCCGCGGAGTTGGCGTTCGCACCTGTGCTGGCCGATCCCGGGAGGTTCTGA
- a CDS encoding FGGY family carbohydrate kinase codes for MTLVAGVDSSTQSCKVVVCDADTGRVVRSASSPHPGGTEVDPRWWWEALQRSITAAGGFDDVAAISVGAQQHGMICLDSAGQVVRDALLWNDTRSADAAAQLVGELGGPAVWADRVGVVPVAAITAAKLRWLADHEATSADATAAVCLPHDWLTWRLTGSSDIADLRTDRSDASGTGYYSAGADDYQYDLLALALRGRIPTVPRVLGPRESAGTTTEGVALGPGAGDNAAAALGLGAGDGDCVVSLGTSGVVSAVGRTAPHDPDGIVAGFADATGRQLPLVCTLNGAPVLAAVAEMLSVDFDEFDRLALSAPPGADGLVLVPYFEGERSPNLPRAAGALHGVTTRNLHPANIARAAVEGLLSSMSFCIDKIGEQGVDANRIILVGGAARSDAVRRIAPAVFGTTVRVPTPGEYVALGAARQAAWVASGQQAPPAWEIGDWASYEADATPHVLEQYHSAAPLTLR; via the coding sequence ATGACGCTCGTCGCGGGTGTCGACTCGTCCACCCAGTCCTGCAAAGTGGTCGTCTGTGACGCCGACACCGGCCGCGTCGTGCGTTCTGCGTCGTCGCCACATCCCGGCGGGACCGAGGTCGACCCGAGATGGTGGTGGGAGGCGCTGCAGCGCAGCATCACCGCCGCAGGCGGATTCGATGACGTCGCGGCCATCTCGGTGGGCGCGCAGCAGCACGGCATGATCTGCCTGGACTCCGCCGGGCAGGTGGTACGGGATGCGTTGCTGTGGAACGACACCCGCTCCGCTGACGCCGCGGCGCAACTCGTCGGCGAGTTGGGCGGCCCCGCGGTGTGGGCCGACCGTGTCGGCGTGGTGCCGGTGGCCGCGATCACCGCGGCCAAACTGCGGTGGCTGGCCGACCACGAGGCGACGAGCGCCGATGCCACTGCGGCAGTGTGCCTTCCACACGACTGGCTGACCTGGCGGTTGACCGGCTCGTCGGACATCGCCGATCTGCGCACCGACCGTAGCGACGCCAGCGGAACCGGCTACTACTCCGCCGGCGCCGACGACTACCAGTACGACCTCCTCGCGCTCGCCCTGCGCGGCCGCATCCCCACGGTGCCCCGGGTGCTGGGACCACGGGAGTCCGCGGGCACGACAACCGAGGGTGTTGCCCTGGGGCCTGGTGCGGGCGACAACGCCGCGGCCGCATTGGGACTGGGCGCAGGCGACGGCGACTGCGTGGTGTCGCTCGGGACCTCGGGCGTGGTCAGTGCCGTCGGCCGGACCGCGCCCCACGACCCCGACGGCATCGTCGCCGGATTCGCCGACGCGACCGGACGCCAATTGCCGTTGGTGTGCACCCTCAACGGGGCGCCGGTGCTGGCCGCGGTCGCAGAGATGCTGTCGGTGGATTTCGACGAGTTCGACAGACTCGCCCTGTCGGCGCCGCCCGGTGCCGACGGGCTGGTCCTGGTGCCGTACTTCGAGGGTGAACGCTCCCCCAACCTGCCGCGGGCCGCCGGGGCGCTGCACGGTGTCACGACGCGGAACCTGCACCCTGCCAACATCGCCCGGGCAGCGGTTGAAGGGCTGCTCAGTTCGATGTCGTTCTGCATCGACAAGATCGGCGAGCAGGGCGTCGACGCGAACCGCATCATCCTCGTCGGCGGCGCCGCCAGGTCCGACGCGGTCCGGCGGATCGCACCCGCGGTGTTCGGGACCACCGTGCGAGTGCCGACACCGGGCGAATACGTGGCGTTGGGCGCGGCCCGGCAGGCGGCATGGGTGGCGTCCGGGCAGCAGGCACCGCCGGCGTGGGAGATCGGAGACTGGGCGAGTTACGAAGCCGACGCGACGCCCCATGTGCTCGAGCAGTATCACTCCGCGGCGCCGCTGACCTTGCGGTAG
- a CDS encoding HNH endonuclease signature motif containing protein has translation MFESLFDIDEGASQAELRAAVERFEALKSAAAAAQARATALWAAKRRAAEEAAGIPAAKRGKGLGAEVALARHDAPVCGGRHLGFAQALVEEMPHTLAALECGGLSEWRATLIVRESACLSVAQRRELDAELCGDVTRLAGWGNNRIEAEAKKITARLDAAAVVARGRAAVADCAVSVRPVSDTMMCVSVRLPLAKGVGLYAACKRAADTTFDARPRGQVMAETVYERVTGHPADGPVPVALSLVMADTTLAGDDDELGWLDGYGPVPAGFCRALTGDAAADAEAKATLRRLYRHPESGQLVAMESTARKFPKALALLLQRRDRTCRTPYCNAPIRHHDHAVPARDGGKTSAGNGLGLCEACNYAKEAPGWRVTTSETNGEHRAEYVTPTGATYTSIAPVLPGPPVRRRLSLAEGRLSIDLVTFDAA, from the coding sequence ATGTTCGAAAGTTTGTTCGATATCGACGAGGGGGCATCGCAGGCCGAGTTGCGGGCGGCCGTCGAGCGCTTCGAAGCCCTGAAGTCCGCCGCTGCGGCGGCGCAGGCGCGGGCGACGGCGTTGTGGGCGGCCAAGCGCCGCGCCGCTGAGGAGGCCGCGGGGATTCCGGCGGCGAAGCGCGGGAAGGGCCTCGGCGCGGAGGTGGCGTTGGCCCGCCACGACGCCCCGGTGTGCGGCGGGCGGCATCTGGGGTTCGCGCAGGCGTTGGTGGAGGAGATGCCACACACGCTGGCCGCGTTGGAGTGCGGGGGGCTCTCGGAATGGCGGGCCACCCTGATCGTGCGGGAATCCGCGTGTCTGTCGGTGGCGCAGCGGAGGGAGTTGGACGCCGAACTGTGCGGCGACGTCACCAGGTTGGCCGGGTGGGGCAACAACCGGATCGAGGCCGAGGCCAAGAAGATCACCGCCCGGCTGGACGCGGCGGCCGTGGTCGCGCGGGGCCGGGCGGCGGTTGCCGATTGCGCGGTCAGTGTGCGGCCGGTGTCGGACACCATGATGTGTGTCAGTGTCCGGCTGCCCCTGGCCAAAGGCGTCGGCCTGTATGCGGCGTGTAAACGAGCCGCCGACACCACCTTTGATGCGCGGCCGCGGGGCCAGGTGATGGCTGAGACGGTGTATGAGCGGGTGACCGGTCACCCGGCTGATGGGCCGGTGCCGGTGGCGTTGAGTCTGGTGATGGCCGACACGACGTTGGCCGGTGACGATGACGAGTTGGGTTGGCTCGACGGCTACGGCCCGGTCCCGGCCGGGTTCTGCCGGGCGCTGACCGGGGACGCGGCTGCTGACGCCGAGGCGAAGGCCACGCTGCGGCGGCTCTATCGGCATCCGGAATCAGGGCAGTTGGTGGCGATGGAATCGACGGCCCGGAAGTTTCCGAAAGCACTGGCGCTGCTGTTGCAGCGCCGCGACCGCACGTGTCGCACCCCGTACTGCAATGCCCCGATCCGCCACCACGACCACGCCGTGCCCGCCCGCGACGGCGGAAAGACCAGCGCAGGCAACGGGCTCGGGTTGTGCGAGGCGTGCAATTACGCCAAGGAAGCGCCGGGCTGGCGGGTGACCACCAGCGAGACGAACGGTGAGCATCGGGCCGAGTACGTGACCCCGACCGGGGCCACCTACACCTCGATCGCCCCGGTGCTGCCCGGGCCGCCGGTGCGACGACGGCTCAGCCTGGCCGAAGGCCGACTCAGCATCGACCTCGTCACCTTCGACGCTGCGTGA
- a CDS encoding acetoacetate--CoA ligase, with amino-acid sequence MERAVTVTTEPQWVPTDEDITGAQVTAFARFAEQRTGKTFADYQALWRWSVEDVEGFWGALWDYFELGEHSGVLEGSEMPGVTWFPGTTLNYVDHVVRQARTDRPAIIHVSEDGPDREVSWADLLGRAAAFAEKLRAAGVGPGDRVVGYLPNIPETVIAFLATAGVGAVWSACGQDYSAKAALDRLGQLEPTVLVASDGYLFGGKYRDKRDDVKAVTAGLPTLKATFSTDDLAERSDAPWEPVRVPFEHPLWILFSSGTTGLPKGIIHGHGGVVLEHLKAVALQSDIGPDDTFFWYTSPSWMMWNFQVAGLLVGATIVCYEGSPNAPQPDSLWRIAARIRATVLGTSPGYVLGCIKADAEPGRTHDLSALRTVGITGSSLPPSSSLWLRDHVGVQIASISGGTDVVSAFIGGARTVPVWPGELSAPYLGVALDAWDESGNPVRGEVGELVVTKPLPSMPVAFWNDPDGERYRSAYFDTFPGVWRHGDWITITDHDSVIVHGRSDSTLNRHGIRMGSADIYQAVESLPEVVEALVIGAEQPDGGYWMPLFVVLPDDVEMTDELRDRINDTIRSEVSPRHVPDEIIVAPAVPHTRTGKKLEVPIKKLFQGGDPAKVVERSAVDDPALLDWYVTQRRR; translated from the coding sequence ATGGAGCGCGCGGTGACGGTGACGACCGAACCGCAGTGGGTGCCGACCGACGAGGACATCACGGGGGCGCAGGTCACGGCGTTCGCGCGCTTCGCCGAACAACGCACCGGGAAGACGTTCGCGGACTACCAGGCCCTGTGGCGGTGGTCGGTCGAGGACGTCGAGGGCTTCTGGGGTGCGCTGTGGGACTACTTCGAGCTCGGGGAGCACTCCGGTGTCCTCGAGGGATCGGAAATGCCCGGCGTCACCTGGTTTCCGGGCACCACGCTGAACTACGTCGACCACGTCGTGCGGCAGGCCCGGACCGACCGGCCGGCGATCATCCACGTCAGCGAGGACGGACCCGACCGCGAGGTGTCGTGGGCCGACCTGCTCGGACGTGCCGCGGCGTTCGCCGAGAAGCTGCGCGCGGCCGGCGTCGGCCCGGGGGACCGCGTCGTCGGCTACCTGCCCAACATCCCGGAGACGGTCATCGCGTTCCTGGCCACCGCCGGCGTCGGCGCGGTATGGAGCGCATGCGGCCAGGACTACTCGGCCAAGGCGGCGCTGGACCGGCTGGGGCAGCTGGAACCGACGGTGCTGGTCGCCTCCGACGGCTACCTGTTCGGCGGCAAATACCGCGACAAGCGGGACGACGTGAAGGCCGTCACGGCCGGGCTGCCGACACTGAAGGCGACGTTCTCGACCGACGACCTCGCCGAACGCAGTGACGCCCCGTGGGAACCGGTCCGGGTGCCGTTCGAGCATCCGCTGTGGATCCTGTTCTCGTCGGGGACCACCGGGCTGCCGAAGGGCATCATCCACGGCCACGGCGGTGTGGTGCTCGAACATCTCAAGGCCGTTGCGCTGCAATCCGACATCGGCCCCGACGACACGTTCTTCTGGTACACCAGCCCAAGCTGGATGATGTGGAACTTCCAGGTCGCCGGGCTGCTGGTCGGCGCGACGATCGTCTGCTACGAGGGCAGCCCGAACGCCCCGCAGCCGGATTCGTTGTGGCGCATCGCCGCCCGGATCCGTGCCACGGTGCTGGGCACGAGCCCCGGTTATGTGCTGGGCTGCATCAAGGCCGACGCCGAGCCCGGCCGCACCCACGACCTGTCCGCGCTGCGGACCGTAGGGATCACCGGGTCGTCGCTCCCTCCGTCGTCGTCGCTGTGGTTGCGCGACCACGTGGGGGTGCAGATCGCGTCGATCAGCGGGGGCACCGACGTGGTGTCGGCGTTCATCGGTGGCGCGCGCACTGTGCCGGTCTGGCCCGGCGAACTGTCCGCGCCGTACCTCGGTGTCGCCCTTGATGCGTGGGACGAGTCGGGCAACCCGGTGCGCGGCGAGGTCGGCGAACTCGTGGTCACCAAGCCGCTGCCGTCGATGCCCGTCGCATTCTGGAACGACCCCGACGGGGAGCGCTACCGCTCGGCCTATTTCGACACCTTCCCGGGTGTCTGGCGCCACGGTGACTGGATCACCATCACCGATCACGACAGTGTGATCGTGCACGGCCGGTCCGACTCCACCCTCAACCGGCACGGTATCCGGATGGGCAGTGCCGACATCTATCAGGCGGTCGAGAGCCTGCCAGAAGTGGTGGAGGCCTTGGTGATCGGCGCCGAGCAACCCGACGGCGGCTATTGGATGCCGTTGTTCGTGGTGCTGCCCGACGATGTCGAGATGACCGACGAACTCCGCGACCGCATCAACGACACGATCCGCTCCGAGGTGTCGCCGCGCCACGTGCCCGACGAGATCATCGTCGCGCCCGCCGTTCCGCACACCCGCACCGGCAAGAAGCTCGAGGTGCCGATCAAGAAGCTGTTCCAGGGCGGAGACCCCGCGAAGGTCGTCGAACGCAGCGCGGTCGACGATCCCGCGCTTCTCGACTGGTACGTCACGCAGCGTCGAAGGTGA
- a CDS encoding 3-hydroxybutyrate dehydrogenase: MSGLRGRTALVTGGAGGIGAACARALADQGAEVTVADVDGVAAKAVAQEVGGTAWVLDLLDVEALEGLSLETDILVNNAGVQNIAEIAEFPPQKFRSMMALMVEAPFLLIRAALPHMYRNEFGRVVNISSIHGLRASPYKVAYVTAKHALEGLSKVTALEGGPHGVTSNCVNPGYVRTPLVTRQIADQARTHNIGEDQVISDILLKESAVKRLVEPEEVGALVAWLASPVAGMVTGASYTMDGGWSAR; this comes from the coding sequence ATGAGTGGTCTGCGCGGTCGCACCGCCCTGGTCACGGGTGGTGCAGGCGGTATCGGCGCTGCGTGCGCCCGGGCGCTGGCCGACCAGGGGGCCGAGGTCACCGTCGCCGACGTGGACGGCGTGGCGGCCAAGGCGGTCGCACAGGAGGTCGGGGGAACCGCCTGGGTGCTGGACCTTCTCGATGTCGAGGCGCTGGAGGGGCTGAGCCTGGAGACCGACATCCTGGTCAACAACGCCGGCGTGCAGAACATCGCCGAGATCGCCGAGTTCCCGCCGCAGAAGTTCCGCTCGATGATGGCGTTGATGGTGGAGGCACCGTTCCTGTTGATCCGCGCCGCGCTGCCGCACATGTACCGCAACGAGTTCGGGCGGGTCGTCAACATCTCGTCGATCCACGGCCTGCGGGCATCGCCGTACAAGGTCGCCTACGTCACCGCCAAGCACGCCCTGGAGGGGTTGTCCAAGGTCACCGCGCTCGAAGGCGGACCGCACGGTGTCACGAGCAACTGCGTCAACCCGGGCTACGTCCGGACCCCGCTGGTGACCCGGCAGATCGCCGACCAGGCCAGAACGCACAACATCGGTGAGGATCAGGTCATCTCTGACATCCTGCTCAAGGAGAGCGCGGTGAAGCGTCTCGTGGAACCTGAGGAGGTCGGCGCGTTGGTCGCATGGTTGGCATCGCCTGTGGCGGGCATGGTGACGGGGGCGTCGTACACGATGGACGGCGGATGGAGCGCGCGGTGA
- a CDS encoding MFS transporter — MSTQHDARTDGQGPITTGLKRVVVASMAGTVVEWYEFFLYATAATLVFNKVFFAEGTSEAAGLIAALLTYAVGFIARPLGGIVFGHFGDKYGRKKLLQFAILLVGAVTFLMGCLPTYAQIGVWAPILLVTLRFLQGFAVGGEWGGAVLLVAEHSPDKQRAFWSSWPQAAVPVGNMLATVVLLVLTGVLSEDAFLSWGWRVAFWLSAVVVLVGYYIRTKVTDAPIFLAAQEEVERVKAVSYGVFEVLKRYPRGVFTAMGLRFAENIMYYLVVTFSIVYLKTHVGADTSDILWYLLAAHAVHFIVVPQVGRLADRFGRRPVYIGGAALAATWGFFAFPMMNTGNYLMIMGAVILGLVIHAFMYAPQPAIMAEMFPTRMRYSGVSLGYQVTSIVAGSLAPAIATWLLDRFGTWVPIAVYLAGAAAITLVAAWFTRETNGIDLHDVDEADREQLAKAGLV; from the coding sequence CGCCACGCTGGTGTTCAACAAGGTGTTCTTCGCCGAGGGGACGAGTGAGGCCGCCGGGCTCATCGCCGCGCTGCTGACCTATGCGGTCGGCTTCATCGCGCGTCCGCTGGGTGGCATCGTCTTCGGGCACTTCGGGGACAAGTACGGCCGCAAGAAGCTGCTGCAGTTCGCGATCCTGCTCGTCGGCGCGGTGACGTTCCTGATGGGGTGTCTGCCTACGTACGCGCAGATCGGGGTCTGGGCGCCGATCCTGCTCGTCACCCTGCGCTTCCTGCAGGGCTTCGCGGTCGGTGGGGAATGGGGCGGCGCGGTCCTGCTGGTCGCCGAGCACAGCCCCGACAAGCAGCGCGCGTTCTGGTCCAGCTGGCCACAGGCGGCCGTGCCGGTCGGCAACATGCTGGCGACCGTCGTACTGCTGGTGCTGACCGGGGTGCTGTCCGAGGACGCGTTCCTGTCGTGGGGTTGGCGGGTGGCGTTCTGGCTCTCCGCGGTGGTGGTGCTCGTCGGCTACTACATCCGGACCAAGGTCACCGATGCGCCGATCTTCCTCGCCGCGCAGGAGGAGGTCGAGCGGGTCAAGGCCGTGTCCTACGGCGTGTTCGAGGTTCTGAAGCGTTATCCCCGTGGGGTTTTCACCGCGATGGGACTGCGCTTCGCGGAGAACATCATGTACTACCTCGTGGTCACGTTCTCCATCGTCTACCTCAAGACGCACGTCGGCGCCGACACCAGCGACATCCTGTGGTATCTGCTGGCCGCGCACGCGGTACACTTCATCGTTGTGCCGCAGGTGGGCCGGCTGGCCGACCGGTTCGGGCGCCGACCGGTGTACATCGGCGGCGCTGCGCTGGCCGCCACCTGGGGGTTCTTCGCGTTCCCGATGATGAACACCGGTAACTACCTGATGATCATGGGCGCGGTCATCCTCGGACTTGTCATTCACGCGTTCATGTACGCGCCGCAGCCCGCGATCATGGCCGAGATGTTCCCGACGCGCATGCGGTATTCGGGTGTGTCGCTGGGCTATCAGGTGACGTCGATCGTGGCGGGATCGCTGGCCCCGGCGATCGCCACCTGGCTGCTGGACCGGTTCGGCACCTGGGTCCCGATCGCGGTCTATCTGGCAGGCGCCGCGGCGATCACGCTCGTCGCCGCGTGGTTCACCCGCGAGACCAACGGCATCGACCTGCACGACGTCGACGAGGCCGATCGAGAGCAGCTGGCCAAGGCCGGCCTGGTATGA